Proteins found in one Actinokineospora alba genomic segment:
- a CDS encoding response regulator transcription factor yields MRVVIAEDSVLLRVGVTRLLADEGIETVAAVEDGDSLLTAVTEHRPDLAIVDVRMPPSFTDEGLRAALRARVELPGLPVLVLSQYVEERYAVELLAGGAGGVGYLLKERVADVAEFVDAVRRVANGGTCIDQEVIAQLMARGRRNPIDLLTPREREVLGLMAQGLSNVAIAKTLTVSDGAVEKHVGNIFSKLGLEPSSVEHRRVRAVLTFLERA; encoded by the coding sequence GTGCGCGTGGTGATCGCCGAAGACTCAGTGCTGCTGCGCGTCGGCGTCACCCGCCTGCTCGCCGACGAGGGCATCGAGACCGTGGCGGCGGTGGAGGACGGCGACAGCCTCCTCACCGCGGTCACGGAGCATCGCCCGGACCTGGCGATCGTCGACGTCCGAATGCCCCCCAGCTTCACCGACGAAGGCCTTCGCGCGGCATTGCGGGCCCGGGTGGAACTGCCCGGCCTGCCGGTCCTGGTGCTCTCCCAGTACGTCGAGGAGCGCTACGCGGTGGAGCTGCTGGCAGGCGGCGCGGGCGGAGTCGGCTACCTGCTCAAGGAACGAGTGGCCGACGTAGCGGAATTCGTCGACGCGGTCCGCCGGGTCGCCAACGGCGGAACGTGCATCGATCAGGAGGTGATCGCGCAGCTCATGGCCAGAGGACGCCGCAACCCGATCGACCTACTGACACCACGTGAACGCGAAGTGCTCGGCCTGATGGCCCAAGGACTGTCCAATGTGGCCATCGCCAAGACCCTCACGGTCTCGGATGGCGCCGTGGAGAAGCACGTGGGCAACATCTTCTCGAAGCTGGGACTGGAACCCAGCAGCGTCGAACACCGCCGAGTACGCGCCGTACTGACGTTCCTGGAACGCGCATAA